One genomic window of Solanum stenotomum isolate F172 chromosome 9, ASM1918654v1, whole genome shotgun sequence includes the following:
- the LOC125877114 gene encoding GDSL esterase/lipase At2g04570-like gives MAYTTLISIILSHFLLLTTKTLAGKVPAIIVFGDSSVDSGNNNQISTVLKSNFEPYGRDFYDKKPTGRFCNGRIPPDFISEAFGLRPFVPAYLDPAFSISDFAEGVCFASAGTGYDNATSDVLDVIPLWKEVEYYKEYQKKLESYAGKKKAKYIIKESLYLISIGTNDFLENYYSMQSQRSSQYTEDQFQDFLLRLAQNFVHQIYGMGARKISLTGVPPMGCLPLERATNYVGGNGDGCNEKYNNVAKHFNVMLSGLVEKLNEELPGIRVVFADAYNLLLQMITKPSSYGFEVANVACCGTGLFEMGFLCDKLSPLTCTDANKFVFWDAFHVTDKTNHIISDFLMEHVLDQFL, from the exons ATGGCTTATACCACTTTGATCAGCATAATCCTTAGTCATTTTTTGTTACTAACGACTAAAACATTGGCTGGAAAAGTTCCAGCAATTATAGTGTTCGGCGATTCGTCGGTCGATTCAGGGAATAACAACCAGATCTCCACTGTTCTTAAGAGCAATTTCGAACCGTACGGCCGCGATTTCTACGATAAAAAGCCAACTGGTAGGTTCTGCAATGGACGAATTCCACCGGATTTCATATCGGAAGCTTTTGGGCTGAGGCCATTTGTTCCAGCTTATTTAGATCCGGCGTTTAGTATATCTGATTTTGCAGAAGGTGTTTGTTTTGCTTCTGCTGGTACTGGTTATGATAATGCCACTTCTGATGTGCTC GATGTGATCCCATTGTGGAAGGAAGTTGAGTACTACAAGGAATATCAAAAGAAACTTGAATCATACGCAGGTAAAAAGAAAGCCAAATACATAATAAAAGAGTCACTCTATTTAATCAGCATTGGAACAAATGACTTCTTGGAAAATTACTATTCAATGCAAAGCCAACGTTCTTCTCAATACACAGAAGATcaatttcaagattttcttCTTCGACTTGCTCAGAACTTCGTGCATCAAATTTATGGCATGGGTGCTAGGAAAATTTCGTTAACTGGAGTTCCTCCAATGGGGTGTTTGCCATTGGAAAGAGCAACAAATTATGTAGGTGGAAATGGAGATGGATGCAATGAGAAGTATAATAATGTTGCTAAGCATTTCAATGTCATGTTGAGTGGTTTGGTTGAGAAGTTAAATGAAGAGCTTCCTGGGATTAGAGTGGTCTTTGCTGATGCTTATAATCTCTTGCTACAAATGATTACAAAACCTTCTTCATATG GGTTTGAAGTGGCAAATGTAGCATGTTGTGGCACAGGATTATTTGAGATGGGTTTCTTATGCGATAAATTAAGTCCATTGACATGCACAGATGCAAATAAGTTCGTATTTTGGGATGCATTTCATGTGACAGACAAAACAAATCACATTATTTCTGATTTCTTGATGGAACATGTCCTTGACCAATTTTTATAG